Proteins from a genomic interval of Salmo salar chromosome ssa14, Ssal_v3.1, whole genome shotgun sequence:
- the si:ch211-199g17.9 gene encoding synaptonemal complex central element protein 1: MKEGGHEDVEPKVEQLMSKVKKLQQGKRAIEEEVKEAQSLRDSLQEELDALQTEAYQLEGVHKEKEESYMVLQFQCEEMEQDSTRQQQLNRKSEDLIEQYRCQIQETKLKHRKHRMKFENQLQQLIEQHKNLHSVFSPDRLPAEIESVENAKSQLLKAEQLKLSQLCHLEEALDEARRQTSTDTADKHAD, translated from the exons ATGAAAGAGG GTGGGCATGAAGATGTCGAACCCAAAgttgagcagctgatgagtaaagTAAAAAAGCTACAACAAG GTAAgagagctatagaggaggaggtgaaAGAGGCCCAGTCACTCAGAGACTCTCTGCAGGAAGAACTCGATGCCC TACAGACGGAAGCTTACCAACTGGAGGGTGTCCACAAAGAGAAAGAAG AGTCGTACATGGTGCTGCAGTTCCAGTGTGAAGAGATGGAACAGGACTCTACCAG GCAGCAGCAGCTTAACAGGAAGAGTGAGGACCTGATAGAACAGTACAGATGTCAGATCCAGGAGACTAAGCTCAAACACAGGAAACACCG GATGAAGTTTGAAAACCAGCTCCAGCAGCTGATAGAGCAGCATAAGAACTTGCACTCTGTCTTT AGCCCAGACAGACTGCCTGCTGAAATAGAGAGCGTTGAAAACGCCAAGTCTCAGCTGCTGAAGGCTG AACAGCTGAAGTTATCTCAGCTCTGCCATCTAGAGGAGGCGCTGGATGAGGCCAGGAGGCAGACTTCGACTGACACGGCAGACAAACACGCAGACTGA